One Ilumatobacter fluminis genomic window, GCCGACGCGGTGCCGGGGGCGCCGGCGACACCGGCGATCGTGGCGACGACGAACGTCGCCATCATGGTCAGGACGGCCAGCAGGCGGCGGGAACGCTGCGGCGAGGTGGAGGGGTCTTCGATCACGTAGGGGTCATCGGCCCTCCCCGGGGGACCCTCAACCGACCTGATTCGTTCTTGAGGAAAGCTTGCTCGGAGCACGACCGGGCGGGTCCAACGCCCTCATGCAACGGGATAGTTTCGGCACCGTGCGTGGTAGCGGGCGAACCCTCTCGGTGGTCGTCTTGACGGCGATTTCGGCCTCGTGCGCCGCCGACGGGCCCGAGAACGCTGTTGTCGCAACCGTCCCGGCGCCCGTCGAGACGACCGTGCCGGCGAGCGCCACGCCGACGACGTCGATGGCGGCCCCGTCAACGACCACGACGACGACTGCGACGACGACTGCGACCACCATGGCAACGACACCGACCACCGTGCCGGCCGTGGAGCGGTCGACGTCGGTGGGCGATCGGCGCTATCCGACGCTCGGTGCGACCGGTCTCGACATCGAGCACTACGACGTCGAGCTCGAGATCGATCCCGCTCGCCGGTCGATCGACGGCGTCGTCGAGATCTCGGGCCGCACCGAGGCGCCGACCGACTTGCTGGCGTTCGACCTCGACGGCCCCGACGTCGATTCGGCGGAGGTCGACGGCGCGTCGATCGATGTGCTCGTCGAGGATCGTGAGCTCCTGCTGCCGCTCGATCGGGTACTCGCACCGGGCGACGAGTTCACCGCCGTCATCGAGTTCGGCACCTCGGTCGACCCCGGGCCGTCGTTCGGGCCCGACGCCGGCATCTTCGTGTCGGCGGACGGTCTGTGGAGCGTCAACGAACCCGACGGGGTGAGCACGTGGATGCCGGCCAACGACCACCCGACCGACAAGGCCACGTGGTCGTTCCGGCTCACGGTGCCGGCCGGCGACGAGGCGGTTGCCAACGGCGCGCTCGTCGACATCGTGGCCGACGACGACACGACGACGTGGGTGTGGGAACAGGACGAACCGATGGCGAGCTACCTCACGCTGCTGCTCGTGGGCGACTACGACTTCGTCGACGACGGCGAGATCACGGTCGCCGGTGACACGGTGGAGCTGCGGCACGTGGTCCTGAGCGACGACGTCGACGCCCTCGACCGCTACCTCGGCGTCACCCGCGACCAGATGCGGTTCTTCGCGGAGCTGTTCGGTCCGTACCCGTTCGACCGCTATGGCCTCGCCCTCGCCGACTCGCAATCCGGCTTGGCGATGGAAACCCAGGGCCTGTCGCTGTTCAGCGTCGACGACCTCGACGGCACCCTCGGGCCGCTCCAGCAGCTGCTCCTGTCGCACGAACTCGCGCATCAGTGGTTCGGCAACGCCGTGTCGCCGTCCACGTGGGACGACATCTGGCTGAACGAGGGATTCGCCACCTACGCCCAGATGCTGTGGTTCGACGAGATCGGCCTGTCGACGCTCGACCGAGAGGCCGAACTCGCCCTCCTGTCGCTCCCGCCCGATGGTTGGCCG contains:
- a CDS encoding M1 family metallopeptidase → MERSTSVGDRRYPTLGATGLDIEHYDVELEIDPARRSIDGVVEISGRTEAPTDLLAFDLDGPDVDSAEVDGASIDVLVEDRELLLPLDRVLAPGDEFTAVIEFGTSVDPGPSFGPDAGIFVSADGLWSVNEPDGVSTWMPANDHPTDKATWSFRLTVPAGDEAVANGALVDIVADDDTTTWVWEQDEPMASYLTLLLVGDYDFVDDGEITVAGDTVELRHVVLSDDVDALDRYLGVTRDQMRFFAELFGPYPFDRYGLALADSQSGLAMETQGLSLFSVDDLDGTLGPLQQLLLSHELAHQWFGNAVSPSTWDDIWLNEGFATYAQMLWFDEIGLSTLDREAELALLSLPPDGWPLSQPTDLFGSVSYNGGAVALHALRQVIGDDAFFLTLRTWVAEHLDGSASTDDFQRVAEQVWGGDLDDFFAVWVHDPDGPPDRYPLPAEDQ